The sequence TCTCGCACCTCAGCCGCTTCTCGGCCTGCTACCGCGAACGCTTCGGCCACCTGCCGCGCGACACCTCGCGCCTTCCTGCCGCGAGGCACTGAACCTTTCAGATTCCGGCCTCACGCTCGCCGGGACTGCCTTGCGTTCGCCCCGCTTCGCCCGCTGCAAGTCGGCCGTGGCCTGAAAGCGTCCATCAATGGCCCGAACGCCGCTGCCGCGCCTGCCCGCAGCGAGGCCCGCGTCCCTAGACTTTCGGCTTCCCATCCACGAACCGCCGCAGCGATGCGCACGCCCTTGCCGGCGCCGCGGCGTTCGCGTCAACCAGGAGCCACCATCAACACCATCGCCACGCCGAGCCGGACGGGCAGCCCGCGGCAGGCATCCGTCCGGCACCTTCCGGTCAATCTCTTCGCCTCCGTCATGGGCATCTCGGGCCTCGCCACGGCGTGGCGCCAGGCCACCCACCAGTTCGGCGCAAGCCCGCTGGTGGAAGGTGCGATCGGCGCGGTCGCGGTCGGCATCTTCATCCTGCTGTGCCTGGCCTACGGCGCCAAGGTTTTGCGCCATCCGGATGCGGTCCAGGGAGAGTTCCGGCATCCGATTGCCGGCAACTTCTTCGGCACGGTGACCATCGCCATCCTGCTGATCTCCTCCGTCGTGGCGCCGGTCAGCGCGCTGGCCTCGCAGGTGCTCTGGACCATCGGCGCGGCGACGACGATCGCGCTGTCCTTCACGATCGTCAGCCGGCTGCTGCGGGGCAAGGTCGATGCCGGGCACGCGGTGCCGGCCTGGCTCATTCCCGGCGTGGCCACGCTCGACATCACGGTCGCCGGCGGCACCATGCCGATGGCCTGGGCGCACGAGCTCAACCTGTTCGCGATGGCGGTAGGCACCACGATGGCGCTGCTCTTCTTCACGATGATCATGTCGCGGCTGATCCATCACCACGAGAAGCTCGCCAGCGAGATGGTGCCGTCGATGATGATCCTGATCGCGCCCTTCGAGGTGGGCTTTCTCGCCTACACGCACTTCTTCCAGCGCGTCGACACCTTCGCGGCGATGCTCTTCTACTTCGGGCTGTTCGTCTTCCTCGCGCTGGTCTTCAAGATCTTCAGGCGAAGCATTCCGTTCGCCGCCGGCTGGTGGGCCCTGAGCTTCCCGATCGCCGCGCTGTGCAACGCCGCATTGCGCTATGCCGAGCATGTGCACAACGCGGCGTTGACGGCACTCGCCGTGGCGCTGCTCGCCTTCCTCAGCGTGCTCATCGCCGTGCTGACGTACCGCACGCTCCACCTGCTCGCGAGCGGCAGGCTTCTCGCGCCGAAGTGATGCCCGCACCGGTCTCCGGCCGGCAGCCGATGCAGTCGGCCCGGAACGCTCGCACCTCGGCCGCAAAGAGCGGCAACCACCGGGGCGACGGCCTGCCGGACATCCTGGCGCCGGGGCTCGATGTCGTCTTCTGCGGCATCAACCCCGGCAGGCGTGCCGTGGCCTCGGGCCATCATTTCGACGGCCGGGGCAACCGCTTCTGGCGCGTGCTGTTCCTCGCCGGGTTCACGCCGGTGTCGATGACGCCGGCGCAGGACCGCCTGCTGCCCGCGCTGGGCTGCGGCCTGACCACGGTCGTGGGGCGCGCCACCGCCAGCGCGAGCGAACTGGCAGCGCACGAATTCGCCGCTGCGGCCGAGGGCTTCGTCGCGAAGATCCGGGCCTGCGG comes from Variovorax paradoxus and encodes:
- a CDS encoding SLAC1 anion channel family protein, with translation MRTPLPAPRRSRQPGATINTIATPSRTGSPRQASVRHLPVNLFASVMGISGLATAWRQATHQFGASPLVEGAIGAVAVGIFILLCLAYGAKVLRHPDAVQGEFRHPIAGNFFGTVTIAILLISSVVAPVSALASQVLWTIGAATTIALSFTIVSRLLRGKVDAGHAVPAWLIPGVATLDITVAGGTMPMAWAHELNLFAMAVGTTMALLFFTMIMSRLIHHHEKLASEMVPSMMILIAPFEVGFLAYTHFFQRVDTFAAMLFYFGLFVFLALVFKIFRRSIPFAAGWWALSFPIAALCNAALRYAEHVHNAALTALAVALLAFLSVLIAVLTYRTLHLLASGRLLAPK
- the mug gene encoding G/U mismatch-specific DNA glycosylase produces the protein MPAPVSGRQPMQSARNARTSAAKSGNHRGDGLPDILAPGLDVVFCGINPGRRAVASGHHFDGRGNRFWRVLFLAGFTPVSMTPAQDRLLPALGCGLTTVVGRATASASELAAHEFAAAAEGFVAKIRACGPRHLAFLGKAAYAGMTGRQELAWGRQAEPFAGAQAWVLPNPSGLNRAFSLDDLVAAYKALRVASASGPAKRP